From Pseudorca crassidens isolate mPseCra1 chromosome 15, mPseCra1.hap1, whole genome shotgun sequence, one genomic window encodes:
- the HSPB1 gene encoding heat shock protein beta-1, with the protein MTERRVPFSLLRGPSWDPFRDWYPAHSRLFDQAFGMPRLPEEWSQWLSHSGWPGYVRPLSAAAIEGPAYSRALSRQLSSGFSEIQQTADRWRVSLDVNHFAPEELTVKTKDGVVEITGKHEERQDEHGYISRCFTRKYTLPPGVDPTQVSSSLSPEGTLTVEAPLPKPATQSAEITIPVTFEARAQLGGPEAGKSEQPGNK; encoded by the exons ATGACCGAGCGCCGAGTGCCCTTCTCGCTCCTGCGGGGCCCCAGCTGGGACCCTTTCCGCGATTGGTACCCGGCCCACAGCCGCCTCTTCGACCAGGCCTTCGGGATGCCCCGGCTGCCCGAGGAGTGGTCGCAGTGGCTGAGCCACAGCGGATGGCCGGGCTACGTGCGCCCTCTGTCCGCCGCCGCGATCGAGGGTCCCGCCTACAGCCGCGCGCTCAGCCGGCAGCTCAGCAGCGGCTTCTCGGAGATCCAGCAGACTGCCGACCGCTGGCGCGTGTCCTTGGACGTCAACCACTTCGCCCCCGAGGAGCTGACGGTCAAGACCAAGGACGGCGTGGTGGAGATCACTG GCAAGCACGAAGAGCGACAGGACGAGCACGGCTACATTTCCCGGTGCTTCACTCGAAAATACAC GCTGCCCCCCGGTGTGGACCCCACCCAGGTCTCCTCCTCCCTGTCCCCCGAGGGCACGCTCACAGTGGAGGCCCCGTTGCCCAAGCCAGCCACCCAGTCGGCAGAGATCACCATCCCTGTCACCTTCGAGGCGCGTGCCCAGCTTGGGGGCCCAGAAGCTGGGAAGTCTGAACAGCCTGGAAACAAGTAA